In Capsicum annuum cultivar UCD-10X-F1 chromosome 7, UCD10Xv1.1, whole genome shotgun sequence, one genomic interval encodes:
- the LOC107876378 gene encoding uncharacterized protein LOC107876378 — translation MPQQVEEQPLEGRECAVCFVKRPFILHHLPYRGVYHHLCTACVLESHPGSFCPICFDIFLYNPPPPHLCIQCSKCTSISHLSCIPNVDSSSQGYLCPPCLNPNFTYFFATPNHDNTFEINLHLAKQLVVAATIVSEHIHSADDLARISAKNKVKEALSPKVEATRALERIRSRKRGSKTEMIRACEEEMNECPNLEPAMEGVRRGRGRPKKYQEKR, via the coding sequence ATGCCGCAGCAAGTGGAGGAACAGCCATTGGAAGGCCGTGAATGCGCAGTTTGTTTCGTCAAACGCCCCTTCATCCTCCACCATCTCCCCTACAGAGGTGTCTACCACCATCTTTGCACTGCATGTGTACTTGAATCCCACCCAGGTTCCTTCTGCCCTATCTGCTTTGATATCTTCCTCTACAACCCTCCTCCTCCTCACCTCTGTATCCAATGCTCAAAATGCACCTCTATCTCACACCTCTCTTGCATCCCTAATGTTGATTCCTCCTCCCAAGGTTACTTGTGCCCTCCTtgtttaaaccctaatttcacttACTTCTTTGCTACTCCCAATCATGATAACACCTTTGAAATTAACCTCCATTTGGCTAAACAATTGGTGGTTGCTGCTACTATTGTTTCTGAGCACATTCACAGTGCCGATGATCTAGCCCGAATTAGCGCCAAAAATAAGGTCAAGGAAGCTCTATCGCCTAAGGTCGAAGCTACCCGGGCTTTGGAGAGGATAAGAAGCAGGAAGCGAGGAAGCAAGACTGAGATGATTCGAGCATGTGAAGAAGAGATGAACGAATGTCCCAATTTGGAGCCGGCTATGGAAGGTGttaggagaggtagaggtaggccgaagaagtatcaAGAAAAGAGGTGA
- the LOC107876377 gene encoding arogenate dehydrogenase 2, chloroplastic isoform X1, with the protein MFGPESGKDSWKDLAFVFDKVRIGEGKSRTARVDRFLDIFEKEGCRMVEMTCAEHDRYAAGSQFITHTIGRVLEKLDLETTPINTKGYETLLNLVENTASDSFDLYYGLLMYNKNAMEELKRLDLAFEALKELFGHLHEVLRRQLFGKAEEAGQRRILTKLPKNGYALPAPSSDAIKSQKTTERISESWYYLCSKHLLSSWWTKLPDIYCWWEVTGIPWN; encoded by the exons ATGTTTGGACCTGAAAGTGGGAAGGATAGTTGGAAAGATTTGGCATTTGTGTTTGATAAAGTTCGTATCGGTGAAGGGAAATCAAGAACAGCAAGGGTTGATAGGTTTCTTGATATATTTGAGAAAGAAGGGTGTAGGATGGTGGAAATGACATGTGCTGAACATGATAGGTATGCTGCTGGTTCACAGTTTATTACGCATACAATTGGGAGGGTGTTGGAGAAGTTAGATTTGGAGACGACTCCGATTAATACGAAAGGGTATGAGACTTTGTTGAATTTGGTGGAGAATACTGCTAGTGATAGTTTTGATCTGTACTATGGGTTGCTTATGTATAATAAAAATGCTATGGAGGAGTTGAAAAGACTTGATTTGGCTTTCGAGGCTTTGAAGGAGTTATTTGGGCATTTACATGAAGTGTTGAGAAGGCAACTGTTTGGGAAGGCGGAGGAAGCAGGACAGAGGCGTATCTTAACCAAATTGCCGAAGAACGGCTATGCACTGCCAGCGCCTTCATCGGATGCCATCAAATCTCAGAAAACAACTGAGCGAATTTCTGAATCTTG GTACTATTTATGTTCGAAGCATCTGCTCTCGTCTTGGTGGACAAAGCTCCCTGATATttattgctggtgggaggtgacaggtatcccaTGGAATTAG
- the LOC107876377 gene encoding arogenate dehydrogenase 2, chloroplastic isoform X2, whose protein sequence is MFGPESGKDSWKDLAFVFDKVRIGEGKSRTARVDRFLDIFEKEGCRMVEMTCAEHDRYAAGSQFITHTIGRVLEKLDLETTPINTKGYETLLNLVENTASDSFDLYYGLLMYNKNAMEELKRLDLAFEALKELFGHLHEVLRRQLFGKAEEAGQRRILTKLPKNGYALPAPSSDAIKSQKTTERISESWYYLCSKHLL, encoded by the exons ATGTTTGGACCTGAAAGTGGGAAGGATAGTTGGAAAGATTTGGCATTTGTGTTTGATAAAGTTCGTATCGGTGAAGGGAAATCAAGAACAGCAAGGGTTGATAGGTTTCTTGATATATTTGAGAAAGAAGGGTGTAGGATGGTGGAAATGACATGTGCTGAACATGATAGGTATGCTGCTGGTTCACAGTTTATTACGCATACAATTGGGAGGGTGTTGGAGAAGTTAGATTTGGAGACGACTCCGATTAATACGAAAGGGTATGAGACTTTGTTGAATTTGGTGGAGAATACTGCTAGTGATAGTTTTGATCTGTACTATGGGTTGCTTATGTATAATAAAAATGCTATGGAGGAGTTGAAAAGACTTGATTTGGCTTTCGAGGCTTTGAAGGAGTTATTTGGGCATTTACATGAAGTGTTGAGAAGGCAACTGTTTGGGAAGGCGGAGGAAGCAGGACAGAGGCGTATCTTAACCAAATTGCCGAAGAACGGCTATGCACTGCCAGCGCCTTCATCGGATGCCATCAAATCTCAGAAAACAACTGAGCGAATTTCTGAATCTTG GTACTATTTATGTTCGAAGCATCTGCTCTAG
- the LOC107876377 gene encoding arogenate dehydrogenase 2, chloroplastic isoform X3 produces the protein MFGPESGKDSWKDLAFVFDKVRIGEGKSRTARVDRFLDIFEKEGCRMVEMTCAEHDRYAAGSQFITHTIGRVLEKLDLETTPINTKGYETLLNLVENTASDSFDLYYGLLMYNKNAMEELKRLDLAFEALKELFGHLHEVLRRQLFGKAEEAGQRRILTKLPKNGYALPAPSSDAIKSQKTTERISESCKHLI, from the exons ATGTTTGGACCTGAAAGTGGGAAGGATAGTTGGAAAGATTTGGCATTTGTGTTTGATAAAGTTCGTATCGGTGAAGGGAAATCAAGAACAGCAAGGGTTGATAGGTTTCTTGATATATTTGAGAAAGAAGGGTGTAGGATGGTGGAAATGACATGTGCTGAACATGATAGGTATGCTGCTGGTTCACAGTTTATTACGCATACAATTGGGAGGGTGTTGGAGAAGTTAGATTTGGAGACGACTCCGATTAATACGAAAGGGTATGAGACTTTGTTGAATTTGGTGGAGAATACTGCTAGTGATAGTTTTGATCTGTACTATGGGTTGCTTATGTATAATAAAAATGCTATGGAGGAGTTGAAAAGACTTGATTTGGCTTTCGAGGCTTTGAAGGAGTTATTTGGGCATTTACATGAAGTGTTGAGAAGGCAACTGTTTGGGAAGGCGGAGGAAGCAGGACAGAGGCGTATCTTAACCAAATTGCCGAAGAACGGCTATGCACTGCCAGCGCCTTCATCGGATGCCATCAAATCTCAGAAAACAACTGAGCGAATTTCTGAATCTTG CAAACATCTCATATAG